In one Pseudomonas sp. Bout1 genomic region, the following are encoded:
- the tssE gene encoding type VI secretion system baseplate subunit TssE, whose product MAELTSRERLQPSLLDRLSDDDTEHAVESRDKRILSMTGLRKAVLRDLGWLLNSTSLGSFRELGGHPLAAQSVINFGLPDLSGKTAAGLDREELARRIRQAIWDFEPRILRDSLRVVPLGTSAIPNQMAFEIHGELWGQPLPERLYLKTELDLEAGEARVFDIETRDVR is encoded by the coding sequence ATGGCTGAACTCACCAGCCGCGAACGCCTGCAGCCGTCCTTGCTCGATCGCCTGAGCGATGACGACACCGAGCACGCCGTCGAGTCCCGAGACAAGCGCATCTTGTCCATGACCGGCTTGCGCAAGGCAGTGCTGCGTGACCTTGGCTGGCTGCTCAACAGCACCAGCCTGGGCAGTTTTCGCGAACTCGGTGGGCATCCGTTGGCCGCGCAATCGGTGATCAATTTCGGCTTGCCGGATCTGTCCGGCAAGACCGCCGCCGGCCTGGACCGCGAAGAGCTGGCCCGGCGCATTCGCCAGGCCATCTGGGACTTTGAGCCCCGGATCCTGCGCGACAGCCTGCGTGTGGTGCCATTGGGCACCAGTGCCATCCCCAACCAGATGGCCTTTGAAATCCACGGCGAACTCTGGGGCCAGCCGCTGCCCGAGCGCCTGTACCTGAAGACCGAACTGGACCTGGAAGCCGGTGAAGCCAGGGTCTTCGATATCGAGACAAGGGACGTGCGGTGA
- a CDS encoding type VI secretion system tube protein Hcp: protein MILLNFKGKQIKGTSTVDAHKDWITIDAIQMGVGRAISTSGGGADRDTSNPSFSEISLTKATDLASADLFMEAVCGKSLGDAEIHFIQTGGPDKKQQVFLKIILGKAIISSYSASSNGERPSETISINFTTISYEYDSFTGDTVITGTPKKWDLEANAKI, encoded by the coding sequence ATGATCCTGCTCAACTTCAAAGGCAAACAAATCAAAGGCACGTCCACCGTCGATGCGCACAAGGACTGGATCACCATCGACGCGATCCAGATGGGCGTCGGCCGGGCGATTTCCACCAGCGGTGGCGGCGCCGACCGTGACACCAGCAACCCCTCGTTCTCGGAAATTTCCCTGACCAAGGCCACCGACCTGGCCTCGGCCGACCTGTTCATGGAAGCGGTGTGCGGCAAAAGCCTGGGGGATGCCGAAATCCACTTCATCCAGACCGGCGGCCCGGACAAGAAGCAACAGGTGTTCCTCAAGATCATCCTGGGCAAAGCCATCATCAGCTCCTACTCGGCCAGCAGTAACGGCGAGCGCCCGAGCGAAACCATCTCCATCAACTTCACCACCATCAGCTACGAGTACGACTCCTTCACCGGCGACACCGTGATCACCGGCACGCCGAAGAAGTGGGACCTGGAAGCCAACGCAAAAATCTAA
- a CDS encoding GNAT family N-acetyltransferase, with amino-acid sequence MPRINSAFSCRKVDFQGFREAIGEAAMLAQSPAAQEVIATMNTISTARSNDTAQEQAKVAYFAAYEGDDAVGLMVMFKEGPTWKIEDVFAGVAGSGLGSTLAAFGMDYAIRDYGNKPNCEIRLTSLDEASCAFWKKMGFVMLPGVASGHGGMVYRVPNSRPTTPL; translated from the coding sequence ATGCCCCGGATCAACAGCGCATTCAGCTGCCGCAAAGTGGACTTTCAAGGCTTTCGCGAAGCCATTGGCGAGGCCGCCATGCTGGCCCAGTCGCCGGCCGCGCAAGAAGTCATTGCGACCATGAACACCATCAGCACCGCGCGCTCCAACGACACCGCACAAGAGCAGGCCAAGGTCGCCTATTTCGCCGCCTATGAGGGCGACGACGCGGTGGGGTTGATGGTGATGTTCAAGGAAGGCCCCACCTGGAAGATCGAAGACGTATTTGCCGGTGTAGCGGGCAGCGGGCTGGGCTCGACCCTGGCGGCCTTTGGCATGGACTACGCGATTCGCGACTACGGCAACAAACCCAACTGCGAGATTCGCCTGACCTCCCTGGACGAGGCCTCGTGTGCGTTCTGGAAAAAGATGGGCTTTGTGATGCTGCCCGGGGTCGCGAGCGGGCATGGCGGCATGGTTTACCGGGTGCCCAACTCCCGCCCGACGACTCCGCTCTAG
- the tssH gene encoding type VI secretion system ATPase TssH, with product MADISRVALFGKLNSLCYRAIESSTVFCKMRGNPYVELVHWLQQILQLTDSDLQRLIQHYQLDPAVLARDLTAALDLLPRGSTSVTDLSSQVEEAVERAWVYATLMFGESQVRSGHLLLALLKNPGLRNGLYGVSREFNKLGIEDLSEQFCALLKDSPEAQMTASDGFQVPGEDTGALAPAAMGKQEALKRFTVDLTQQARDSKMDPIVGRDEEIRQVIDILMRRRQNNPILVGEAGVGKTAVVEGFAQRIARGDVPPSLKDVQLLALDVGLLQAGASMKGEFEQRLRSVIDEVQASVKPVVLFIDETHTLVGAGGAAGTGDAANLLKPALARGTLRTIGATTFAEYKKHIEKDPALTRRFQTVQVDEPDEARALLMLRGIAQTMQQHHQVQILDSALEAAVRLSNRYIPARQLPDKAVSLIDTACARVAISLHATPAEVDDSRRRIESLETELAIIQRETAIGVDTASRHASVEALLATERERLDGLESRWDNELALVEQILRLRSQLADATEGEAGLVELRQLQDELAAQQGETPLVLISVDEQAVASVVQDWTGIPVGRMVKNEIENVLRLADRLSQRIIGQNHALDMIARRIQTSRAGLDNPGKPVGVFMLAGTSGVGKTETALALAESLYGGEQNVITINMSEYQEAHTVSTLKGAPPGYVGYGEGGVLTEAVRRKPYSVVLLDEVEKAHPDVHELFFQVFDKGWMEDGEGRIIDFKNTLILLTTNAGTSLISRLCRDPQTMPAPDDIAKALREPLLEVFPPALLGRLVVIPYYPLSDAMLGSIIRLQLGRIAKRISDGHKIPFSFSDEVVQLIASRCTELESGGRMIDAILTNSMLPAISTEFLNRLLAGTPATRVQVSVDAGEFTYLFEEQ from the coding sequence ATGGCTGATATCAGTCGCGTCGCGCTCTTCGGCAAACTCAACAGCCTGTGCTACCGGGCGATTGAAAGCAGCACCGTGTTCTGCAAAATGCGCGGCAATCCCTACGTGGAACTGGTGCATTGGTTGCAGCAGATCCTGCAACTGACCGACTCCGACCTGCAGCGCCTGATCCAGCATTACCAACTCGACCCGGCTGTGCTGGCGCGGGACCTGACGGCCGCCCTGGACCTCTTGCCCCGCGGTTCGACTTCGGTCACGGACCTGTCGTCCCAGGTCGAGGAGGCGGTGGAGCGCGCGTGGGTCTACGCGACCCTGATGTTCGGCGAATCCCAGGTGCGCTCCGGGCATTTGCTGCTGGCGCTGCTCAAAAACCCGGGCCTGCGCAACGGCTTGTACGGCGTGTCGCGCGAGTTCAACAAGCTCGGCATCGAAGACCTGAGCGAGCAATTCTGCGCGTTGCTCAAGGACTCGCCCGAAGCGCAGATGACCGCCAGCGACGGCTTCCAAGTGCCCGGTGAAGACACCGGCGCCCTGGCCCCGGCGGCCATGGGCAAGCAGGAAGCGTTGAAGCGCTTCACCGTCGACCTCACCCAGCAGGCGCGGGATTCGAAGATGGACCCGATCGTCGGCCGCGACGAAGAGATCCGCCAGGTGATCGACATCCTGATGCGCCGGCGCCAGAACAACCCGATCCTGGTGGGCGAGGCGGGTGTGGGCAAGACCGCCGTGGTCGAAGGGTTTGCCCAGCGCATTGCCCGGGGCGACGTACCGCCGAGCCTCAAGGATGTGCAACTGCTGGCCCTCGACGTTGGCCTGTTGCAAGCCGGTGCGAGCATGAAGGGTGAGTTCGAACAGCGCCTGCGCTCGGTGATTGACGAGGTGCAGGCCAGCGTCAAGCCGGTGGTCTTGTTTATCGACGAAACCCACACCCTGGTGGGCGCCGGCGGTGCGGCCGGGACGGGGGACGCGGCCAACCTGCTCAAGCCTGCGCTGGCCCGTGGCACCTTGCGCACCATTGGCGCCACCACGTTTGCCGAGTACAAGAAACACATCGAAAAAGACCCGGCCCTGACCCGGCGCTTCCAGACCGTGCAGGTTGACGAGCCCGACGAAGCCCGTGCCTTGCTGATGCTGCGGGGCATCGCCCAGACCATGCAGCAGCACCACCAGGTGCAGATCCTCGACTCGGCCCTGGAAGCGGCGGTGCGCTTGTCCAACCGCTACATCCCGGCGCGCCAGTTGCCCGACAAGGCCGTCAGCCTGATCGATACCGCCTGTGCACGTGTCGCCATCAGCCTGCACGCCACGCCGGCGGAAGTGGATGACAGCCGGCGCCGTATTGAATCGCTGGAAACCGAGCTTGCGATCATTCAGCGCGAAACCGCGATTGGCGTCGACACCGCCAGCCGCCATGCGTCCGTCGAAGCGCTGTTGGCCACTGAGCGCGAGCGCCTGGATGGCCTGGAAAGCCGCTGGGACAACGAGCTGGCGCTGGTGGAACAGATTCTACGGTTGCGCAGCCAACTGGCGGACGCCACCGAGGGCGAAGCCGGCCTGGTGGAGTTGCGCCAATTGCAGGACGAGCTGGCCGCACAACAGGGCGAAACCCCGCTGGTGCTGATCAGTGTCGACGAACAGGCCGTGGCCTCGGTGGTGCAGGACTGGACCGGGATTCCCGTGGGCCGGATGGTCAAGAATGAAATCGAAAACGTGCTGCGCCTGGCTGATCGGCTGTCCCAGCGCATCATCGGGCAGAACCACGCCCTGGACATGATCGCCCGGCGCATCCAGACCTCCCGCGCCGGCCTCGACAACCCCGGCAAACCGGTGGGCGTGTTCATGCTCGCCGGCACCTCCGGCGTGGGCAAGACCGAGACCGCGCTGGCCCTGGCCGAGTCGTTGTATGGCGGTGAGCAGAACGTCATCACCATCAACATGAGCGAGTACCAGGAAGCCCACACCGTTTCCACCCTAAAGGGCGCGCCGCCGGGTTATGTGGGTTACGGCGAAGGCGGCGTACTGACTGAAGCAGTGCGCCGCAAACCCTACAGCGTGGTGCTGCTGGACGAAGTGGAGAAGGCTCACCCGGACGTGCACGAGTTGTTTTTCCAGGTGTTCGACAAGGGCTGGATGGAGGACGGCGAAGGCCGGATCATCGACTTCAAGAATACCTTGATCCTGCTCACCACCAACGCCGGCACCTCGCTGATCAGCCGCCTGTGCCGCGACCCGCAGACCATGCCCGCGCCGGATGACATCGCCAAGGCGTTACGCGAACCGTTGCTGGAAGTGTTCCCGCCCGCGTTGCTCGGGCGCCTGGTGGTGATCCCGTATTACCCGTTGAGCGACGCCATGCTCGGCAGCATCATCCGCCTGCAATTGGGGCGTATCGCCAAGCGTATCAGCGACGGCCACAAGATCCCGTTCAGCTTCAGCGACGAGGTGGTGCAGCTGATTGCCAGCCGCTGCACCGAGCTGGAAAGCGGCGGGCGGATGATCGACGCGATCCTGACCAACTCGATGCTGCCGGCCATCAGCACCGAATTCCTCAATCGGCTGCTGGCGGGTACGCCGGCGACAAGGGTGCAGGTGAGCGTCGACGCCGGCGAATTTACTTACCTGTTCGAGGAGCAGTGA
- the tssG gene encoding type VI secretion system baseplate subunit TssG: MRDPLSLLSALEAHPARFDFHAALRQLECAFAHLPRIGQAARPADEAVRFGQQPSLAFEPAMINSLIPGATPKLLLNFFGLLGANGPLPIHLSEYIRDRQRNLNDPTLAAFCDVFHHRMISLFYRAWASAQPAVSLDRPQADRFAQYLGSLIGIGMPSMLGRDTVPDVAKLHFAGRLGPQTRNAEGLAALLTDYLQVPVQVEQFVGHWMTLPADGLCALRSGPDAPVLGQTTVMGKKVWNTQHKFRLLIGPLDLEQTRRLLPGGDSLKRVQDWVRQYVGLAMDWDVNLIVKKEQLPGLRLGSAPLGWTSWLSSKAPLADDRQLLVNPRISHTSQGPAHG; the protein is encoded by the coding sequence ATGCGAGATCCTCTGAGCCTGCTCAGTGCCCTGGAAGCACACCCGGCGCGCTTCGATTTTCACGCGGCGCTGCGCCAGCTGGAGTGCGCCTTCGCGCACCTGCCACGGATCGGCCAGGCGGCACGCCCGGCGGATGAAGCGGTGCGGTTCGGTCAGCAACCGTCGCTGGCGTTCGAGCCGGCAATGATCAACAGCCTCATCCCCGGTGCCACGCCAAAATTGCTGTTGAATTTCTTCGGTTTGCTGGGGGCGAATGGGCCGCTGCCGATTCACTTGAGCGAATACATCCGCGACCGCCAGCGCAACCTCAATGACCCGACCCTGGCCGCGTTCTGCGACGTGTTCCATCACCGCATGATCAGCCTGTTCTACCGGGCCTGGGCCAGCGCCCAACCGGCTGTGAGCCTGGACCGTCCGCAGGCCGACCGCTTTGCACAGTACCTGGGCTCGCTGATCGGCATCGGCATGCCGTCGATGCTGGGCCGCGACACGGTGCCGGATGTGGCCAAGCTGCACTTCGCCGGGCGCCTTGGCCCGCAAACCCGCAACGCCGAAGGGTTAGCCGCGTTGCTCACGGACTACCTGCAAGTGCCGGTGCAGGTCGAACAATTCGTCGGCCACTGGATGACCTTGCCCGCCGATGGGCTGTGCGCGCTGCGCAGTGGCCCCGACGCACCGGTGCTCGGCCAGACCACGGTAATGGGCAAAAAGGTCTGGAACACCCAGCACAAATTCCGCCTGCTGATCGGCCCGCTGGACCTTGAACAAACCCGCCGCCTGCTGCCCGGGGGTGACAGCCTCAAGCGCGTGCAGGACTGGGTGCGCCAATACGTCGGGCTGGCGATGGATTGGGACGTGAACCTGATCGTCAAGAAAGAACAACTGCCTGGCTTGCGCCTGGGTTCCGCGCCGTTGGGCTGGACCAGTTGGTTGAGCAGCAAGGCGCCCCTGGCGGATGACCGGCAACTGCTGGTCAACCCGCGTATCTCTCATACTTCACAAGGACCTGCCCATGGCTGA
- a CDS encoding type VI secretion system tip protein VgrG, whose product MATTQTRREIQVSSVLGADVLLFRRMQAREGLSQLSEYTLELYSERTDLNIDDLLATQMSVAVDLPKGGSRYFSGHVSHFSFTGRQGRFATYKAVLRPWLWFLTLASDCRIFQALSVPDILKQVFAPYTIADVDTSGLSGSYPALTYCVQYRESDFNFVSRLMEQEGIYYFFKSAAGRHTLVLADSYGAHSPAPGYAQVRFMPAEDHTMRESEVIYDWRMSGDVEPGGYTLQDFDFEKPSANLLAKSTLAGSYPQSSHERYDYPGKYTERKQGETYARTLIESLHTGTQRVTGATRARGLFPGALMTLTEHPRSEQNAQFLLLEARYALSSDTYEPTPPAHPAPVLTCDFTALSKQQQFRAPCNSRKPLMQGPQTAMVVGKQGEEIWTDKYGRIKVQFHWDREGKHDENSSCWIRVAQGWAGKRWGSLFTPRIGQEVIVSFLEGDPDQPLVTGSVYNAETMPPYALPENATRSTVKSNSSKGGGGYNELRFEDKKGSEQVFLHAQKNLDQRVLKDSLDWVGGDRHSKVDQDLREKVGGDRHSSVGGHRNEKATGDVSLSAGTNMIINGGLKTGVTAGMDMYMKGGMNVVIEAGATITLKVGSTFLTLTPAMIIASTIPIPLPEAASAATALALTAATGPAGVPLPPKEADDGK is encoded by the coding sequence ATGGCAACCACCCAAACCCGGCGCGAGATCCAGGTCAGCAGCGTGCTCGGCGCCGATGTGCTGTTGTTCCGGCGCATGCAGGCCCGGGAAGGCCTGTCGCAGCTCAGCGAGTACACGCTTGAGCTGTACAGCGAGCGCACCGACCTGAATATCGACGACCTGCTGGCGACCCAGATGAGCGTGGCGGTAGACCTGCCCAAAGGCGGCAGTCGTTATTTCAGCGGGCACGTCAGCCACTTTTCGTTTACCGGGCGCCAGGGCCGTTTCGCCACCTACAAGGCGGTATTGCGCCCGTGGCTGTGGTTTTTGACCCTGGCCAGCGACTGCCGGATTTTCCAGGCACTGAGCGTGCCGGACATCCTCAAGCAGGTGTTCGCCCCGTACACCATCGCCGATGTCGACACCTCTGGCCTGAGCGGCAGCTACCCGGCACTGACCTACTGCGTGCAGTACCGTGAAAGCGACTTCAACTTCGTCAGCCGGCTGATGGAGCAAGAAGGCATTTATTACTTCTTCAAGAGCGCGGCCGGGCGCCACACCCTGGTGCTGGCCGACTCCTATGGCGCCCATTCACCGGCACCGGGCTATGCCCAGGTGCGTTTCATGCCCGCCGAAGACCACACGATGCGCGAAAGCGAGGTGATCTACGACTGGCGCATGAGCGGCGACGTGGAGCCGGGCGGCTACACCCTGCAGGATTTCGACTTTGAAAAGCCTTCTGCCAACCTGTTGGCCAAGTCCACCCTGGCCGGCAGTTACCCGCAGTCGAGCCACGAGCGCTATGACTATCCAGGCAAGTACACCGAGCGCAAGCAGGGCGAAACCTATGCGCGCACGTTGATCGAGTCCCTGCACACCGGCACCCAGCGTGTCACCGGCGCCACCCGCGCCCGTGGGCTGTTTCCCGGCGCCTTGATGACCCTGACCGAACACCCTCGCAGCGAACAGAACGCCCAGTTCCTGTTATTGGAGGCGCGTTATGCGTTGTCCTCGGACACCTACGAACCGACGCCGCCGGCCCATCCGGCGCCGGTGCTGACCTGTGACTTCACCGCCTTGTCGAAACAGCAGCAATTTCGCGCCCCGTGCAACAGCCGTAAACCGCTGATGCAGGGCCCGCAGACAGCCATGGTGGTGGGCAAGCAAGGCGAGGAAATCTGGACCGACAAATACGGGCGGATCAAGGTGCAGTTCCACTGGGACCGCGAGGGCAAACATGACGAAAACAGCTCGTGCTGGATTCGCGTCGCCCAGGGCTGGGCCGGCAAGCGCTGGGGCAGCCTGTTCACGCCGCGCATCGGCCAGGAAGTGATCGTGAGTTTTCTGGAAGGTGATCCCGACCAGCCGCTGGTCACCGGCAGCGTCTACAACGCCGAGACCATGCCGCCCTATGCCTTGCCCGAGAACGCCACCCGTTCGACGGTCAAGAGCAACTCGTCCAAGGGCGGCGGTGGCTACAACGAGCTGCGCTTCGAAGACAAGAAGGGCTCGGAGCAGGTGTTCCTGCATGCGCAGAAAAACCTCGACCAGCGCGTGCTCAAGGACTCCCTGGACTGGGTTGGCGGCGACCGGCATTCCAAGGTCGACCAGGACCTGCGCGAGAAGGTCGGCGGCGACCGGCATTCCTCGGTGGGCGGCCATCGCAATGAGAAAGCCACCGGCGATGTCTCGCTGTCGGCCGGCACCAACATGATCATCAATGGCGGCCTGAAAACCGGCGTCACGGCCGGCATGGACATGTACATGAAGGGCGGCATGAACGTGGTGATCGAGGCCGGCGCGACCATCACGCTGAAGGTCGGCAGCACCTTTCTGACCCTTACGCCGGCGATGATTATCGCCTCGACCATTCCGATTCCCCTGCCTGAAGCCGCGTCTGCGGCCACTGCACTTGCGCTCACAGCAGCCACCGGCCCGGCCGGGGTG
- the tssF gene encoding type VI secretion system baseplate subunit TssF — translation MNAKLLRYYERELAHLREVGGEFARDYPKVAGRLGLETYACADPYVERLLEGFSFLAARVQLKIDAEFPRFTNHLLELVYPQYLAPTPSMAVVQLQPDMSEGSLAAGFKVSRGTALHSQLGKGDQTACEFRTAHDVTLWPVELAEARYFACGGQVGGVDLARLGGVKAALRLRLRVGAGLTFSDLALDKLALHIRGGEALPSRILEQLLAQVAGVLVMPVQEHVDWHQFLPKTAIRGLGYSDEEALLPTGARSFQGYRLLQEYFAMPQRFLFAELGGLADSVSRCTSEQLDVIVLFKKLDPLLEHSVNAANFGLYCTPAINLFPMRTERVHLSDQQSEYHVIPDRTRPMDYEIYQVEGVTGYGSGAEASQTFESFYRANDLHARTPPKAFYQVRRDARLLSEQQRRQGPRSSYIGSELFMSLVDAQEAPHRSSLRQLGIDTLCSNRDLVLSMPVGSGKTDFSVESGAPVQAVRCVAGPTVPAPSFAEGETAWRLVSHLSLNYLSLLDQDKEQGASALRDLLRLYCRIDDEAAHKQIEGLRSVSAESIVRRLPLPGPITYGRGLQISVTLDESAFEGSGVFILGSVLEQFFAKYVSLNSFTETVIKGTARGVIMQWPARVGRCEIL, via the coding sequence GTGAACGCCAAACTGCTGCGCTACTACGAACGTGAACTGGCCCACCTGCGGGAAGTCGGCGGCGAATTCGCCCGTGACTATCCCAAGGTCGCCGGCCGCCTGGGGCTTGAGACCTACGCCTGCGCCGATCCCTATGTGGAGCGCCTGCTGGAGGGCTTCAGCTTTCTCGCCGCGCGGGTGCAGTTGAAGATAGACGCCGAGTTCCCACGGTTTACCAATCACCTGCTGGAGCTGGTGTACCCGCAGTACCTCGCGCCCACGCCGTCGATGGCGGTGGTGCAGTTGCAGCCGGACATGAGCGAAGGCAGCCTGGCCGCCGGGTTCAAGGTGTCGCGCGGCACGGCCTTGCACAGCCAGCTGGGCAAGGGCGACCAGACCGCCTGTGAGTTTCGCACCGCTCACGATGTAACCCTGTGGCCGGTGGAACTGGCCGAGGCGCGTTACTTTGCCTGTGGCGGCCAGGTCGGCGGCGTCGACCTGGCGCGCCTGGGCGGGGTGAAGGCGGCATTGCGCCTGCGTTTGCGCGTCGGCGCAGGGCTGACTTTCAGCGACCTGGCCCTGGACAAGCTGGCGCTGCACATCCGCGGCGGCGAAGCCTTGCCCTCGCGCATCCTCGAACAACTGCTGGCCCAGGTCGCCGGGGTGCTGGTGATGCCGGTGCAGGAGCATGTGGACTGGCACCAGTTCCTGCCCAAGACCGCTATCCGCGGCCTCGGCTACAGCGATGAAGAAGCCTTGCTGCCCACCGGCGCCCGATCGTTCCAGGGCTACCGGCTGTTGCAGGAATACTTCGCCATGCCCCAGCGCTTTCTGTTTGCCGAGCTGGGCGGGCTGGCTGACAGCGTGAGTCGCTGCACCTCGGAACAGCTGGACGTGATCGTGCTGTTCAAGAAACTCGACCCGTTGCTGGAACACAGCGTCAACGCGGCCAACTTCGGGCTGTATTGCACCCCGGCAATCAACCTGTTCCCGATGCGCACCGAGCGCGTGCACCTGTCGGACCAGCAATCGGAATATCACGTGATCCCCGACCGCACCCGGCCGATGGACTACGAGATCTACCAGGTCGAAGGCGTCACCGGCTATGGCAGCGGCGCCGAGGCGAGCCAGACGTTCGAGTCGTTCTACCGCGCCAATGACCTGCACGCGCGCACGCCGCCCAAGGCGTTTTACCAGGTGCGCCGCGATGCGCGCTTGCTCTCGGAGCAACAACGCCGCCAGGGCCCGCGCTCCAGCTACATCGGCAGTGAACTGTTCATGTCGTTGGTGGATGCCCAGGAGGCGCCGCACCGCAGCAGCCTGCGCCAGTTGGGCATCGACACCCTGTGCAGCAACCGCGACCTGGTGTTGAGCATGCCGGTGGGCAGCGGCAAGACCGACTTCAGCGTGGAGTCCGGTGCGCCGGTGCAGGCGGTGCGGTGTGTGGCCGGGCCAACGGTGCCGGCGCCGTCGTTTGCCGAAGGTGAAACGGCCTGGCGCCTGGTCAGCCATTTGTCCCTCAACTACTTGTCGTTGCTGGACCAGGACAAAGAGCAGGGCGCCAGCGCCTTGCGTGACCTGCTGCGCCTGTATTGCCGGATCGACGACGAAGCTGCCCACAAACAGATCGAAGGCCTGCGCTCGGTGAGCGCCGAAAGCATCGTGCGCCGCTTGCCGTTGCCCGGGCCGATCACCTATGGCCGTGGCTTGCAGATCAGCGTGACCCTCGATGAGTCGGCATTTGAAGGCAGTGGCGTATTTATCCTCGGCTCGGTGCTGGAGCAGTTTTTTGCCAAGTACGTATCGCTCAATTCCTTCACCGAAACGGTGATCAAGGGCACCGCCCGTGGGGTGATCATGCAGTGGCCGGCGAGGGTGGGGCGATGCGAGATCCTCTGA